A stretch of DNA from Halioglobus japonicus:
AACAAACTGGCAGCAACTGCCACGGCCACACTGCTCAACGCGAGGCTTAGGAACTTGCTGTCCAGAGTGTCGCGCCAGGTGTTGACGACCCAGCCCAGCAGACGCCCTGCCGGCAGGGCAAATCCCAGCACCACTACTGATGCGGCAAAAACCGTGCAGCCCACGCCGCGCCAACCGGTGAGCACAATACGCCTGGGGGCACGTTGTGCTGTCCGCTGGTGGTAGCGCAGTCGTGAACGCGACAAGCGCTCGAGGGCAAACAGCGCGAACACAAACAGCAACAGAAAGGACGCCAACTGGGCCGCGGTAGTGAGTTCGCCCAGCCCGTACCAGGTGCGAAAAATGCCGGTGGTGAACGCGCTGACACCGAAATAATCCACCGTGCCGAAATCAGCCAGGGTTTCCATCAGGGCCAGGCTTATGCCCGCCGCAATTGCCGGCCTGGCCAACGGCAGGGCAACGGTGAACAGGGTTCCCCAGGGGCCCCTGCCGAGGCTGCGGCTCGCTTCCAGAACGGCTGTGGACTGTTCGCGGAAGGCGACCCGGGTCATCAGGTAAACGTAAGGGTAAAGTACCAGCGACAGCATGCAGATGGCGCCGCCCAAAGAGCGAATTTCGGGGAACCAGTAGTCGCCATAGCGCCAGCCAAAAACGTCGCGCAGTGCTGTCTGGACCGGGCCGGCGAAATCCAGCATGCCGGTATAGGTGTAGGCGATGATGTAGGCCGGCATGGCCATGGGTAGCAGCAGTGCCCAATTGAAGAAGCGTCGACCGGGGAATTCGCACATGGCCGTTAACCAGGCGCCAGACACCCCGAGTACGAAGGTGCCCAGTCCCACGCCGGCCATGAGTAGAAAGGAATTGCTGACATAGTCGCTGAGTACGGTGTCGCGCAGATGTTGCCAGACATCGCTATAGGGTTGCGCGAGGCTGGCAACAATGACCAGCACCGGCAGCGACAGCACCAGTGCCAGGCTCACCAGCACCAGGCGCCAGCCGACAACGGCGCCGGTGAGGTGTGATTTGGGCGGACTTATTTCCAACCAGCGCGATCCATGGCCATGACTGCTGTGGCATTGCGCTCACCGAGTTCGGTCACATCCACCTGGTCGGCTTTGAACTCACCCCAGGATTCCAGCAGTTCACTGGCTTGCACACCTTCGCGAGCGGGGAATTCATTGTTGGTTTGTGCATACCAGGACTGGCTGTCTTCTGTCGTCAAAAACTCAATCAGGGCTATCGCCTGTGCCACGTTGTCGCTGGCGGCGGTCACACCGGCACCACTGACATTGATGTGTGTGCCGCGGTCGTTCTGGTTGGGCCAGAAAATCGCCACCTTGGCGGCTGCCTCGCGCTGGGCGGTATCAGAGCCGTTAATCATACCGCCGAAGTAATAGCTGTTCACGACAGCGACATCACACTGACCGGCGGCGACGGCTGCGATCTGATCGCGATCACCGCCCTGGGGTGGGCGGGCAAAGTTGGGGACGAAGTTTTCCAGCCAGGCGGCAGTTTTGTCTGCGCCCTGGGTGGCGAGCATGCCTGCGACCAGTGACTGGTTGTAAATGTTGCCGGAGGAGCGGAT
This window harbors:
- a CDS encoding ABC transporter permease, which translates into the protein MEISPPKSHLTGAVVGWRLVLVSLALVLSLPVLVIVASLAQPYSDVWQHLRDTVLSDYVSNSFLLMAGVGLGTFVLGVSGAWLTAMCEFPGRRFFNWALLLPMAMPAYIIAYTYTGMLDFAGPVQTALRDVFGWRYGDYWFPEIRSLGGAICMLSLVLYPYVYLMTRVAFREQSTAVLEASRSLGRGPWGTLFTVALPLARPAIAAGISLALMETLADFGTVDYFGVSAFTTGIFRTWYGLGELTTAAQLASFLLLFVFALFALERLSRSRLRYHQRTAQRAPRRIVLTGWRGVGCTVFAASVVVLGFALPAGRLLGWVVNTWRDTLDSKFLSLALSSVAVAVAASLLCLITALVLGYGKRRFPGPVETVAVRTAAIGYAVPGTVIAVGVMIPLAWFDNRLDTFMRATFDISTGLLFSGTLAALMFAYVVRFLSVSLQSVESGLSRISPSLDESARSLGHNGAGVLRRVHLPVLRGSMLAALLLVFVDVMKELPATLILRPFNFNTLAVRTYELASDERLADAATPALAIVLLGLLPVILLNRGMQRDGD
- a CDS encoding Fe(3+) ABC transporter substrate-binding protein, with protein sequence MNVYSNTRRLLAGALLFAVSATTLADVNVYSARKEALIKPLLDQFSESSGIKVNLVTGKGDALLTRLKNEGRNTPADVLITTDAGRLYRAEEAGVLQAISSENLDAAIPEHLRSDDGYWYGLSVRARAIVYAKDRVQPSELSTYEALATPEWKGRVCIRSSGNIYNQSLVAGMLATQGADKTAAWLENFVPNFARPPQGGDRDQIAAVAAGQCDVAVVNSYYFGGMINGSDTAQREAAAKVAIFWPNQNDRGTHINVSGAGVTAASDNVAQAIALIEFLTTEDSQSWYAQTNNEFPAREGVQASELLESWGEFKADQVDVTELGERNATAVMAMDRAGWK